A part of Patescibacteria group bacterium genomic DNA contains:
- a CDS encoding NYN domain-containing protein, with the protein MKKQEKNYGFIDSQNLNLGIRSQGWKLDFGRFRKYLHDKFSVTVAYIFIGYVDGNESLYASLQSQGYILIFKPTLYLPNGKVKGNVDAELVLHAMIQYQNYKRAIIVSGDGDFHCLIEYLRSKDKLYKIVIPDWNNYSSLLRKFMSKIIFMNQLRNKLEYREN; encoded by the coding sequence ATGAAAAAACAAGAAAAAAATTACGGTTTTATTGACAGCCAAAATTTAAATTTGGGGATTAGGTCGCAAGGATGGAAATTAGATTTTGGAAGATTTAGAAAATATTTACACGATAAATTTAGTGTTACCGTCGCTTATATCTTTATTGGGTATGTTGACGGTAATGAATCTTTATACGCTTCACTTCAGAGTCAAGGATATATTCTAATTTTTAAACCAACTTTATATTTACCAAACGGCAAAGTAAAAGGCAATGTTGATGCCGAATTGGTTCTGCACGCGATGATTCAATATCAAAATTATAAAAGGGCTATTATTGTTTCTGGCGACGGCGATTTTCATTGTTTAATTGAATATTTAAGGAGCAAAGATAAATTATATAAAATAGTAATACCTGATTGGAATAATTATTCCTCACTTTTGAGAAAATTCATGTCGAAGATAATATTTATGAACCAACTTAGAAATAAGTTAGAATATAGAGAAAACTAA